The proteins below are encoded in one region of Methanofollis aquaemaris:
- a CDS encoding glycosyltransferase family 39 protein codes for MTERTPAPMRRDQADEPSHPSAIQSNLMIVLLSFLIALTISYPAIFITDEWISADQVNHLVEGEDLLYGYHPYGSSAYAASHHDCLCYTLALPTLSLPAYYLFSLFDDSFRLFVLILWSALLLAVILMIEWWFPKYARWRGVPWTYAAIISWTYAAIISWGILFVLNMALYRPFWFVRGVHPGDVSVYPEVAAIVFTNTVALALFALLVYHLFREVFGPVRWGIFGLVATLTSSFYLFWSGNAKDHMLVMLFFTLAVYLFTLYLSRDRPLWLFASFIAVGWTAWARPELGPSLLAGFLLFALLLVLAARKGWRECGTIVLTVSGVALGALPLFVNNLALTGHPLLLPWQAGCSGAAVPRGLSSAAGTLQATVTRQYALPSGDLISGCYGTFFDPSFPGSAGIFQVSSFSFFALLLVVPLARRLRTSGRLSLTATARDARFITFFALTALIVLAAYLRSVSGMSGSPGIVPDMRYLSPIYLPMIVLGTYALRYIGFGENEITRSLQTLFWLIVIDLPLIYVVLQIHSGTQMSGELVFLMPLTYLFLAAAAALYLLTAAGRVRPMALATLLPVLMLFSLAWWLVADFRFATLCWEGYHFWIPVVQYIWYMQYAVFPL; via the coding sequence ATGACGGAGAGGACACCTGCCCCGATGAGAAGAGATCAGGCGGATGAACCCTCCCACCCGTCCGCCATACAATCAAACCTCATGATCGTCCTTCTCTCCTTTCTCATCGCCCTCACCATCTCATATCCCGCCATCTTCATCACCGACGAATGGATTTCCGCGGACCAGGTGAACCACCTGGTCGAAGGCGAGGATCTTCTGTACGGCTACCACCCCTATGGCTCCTCGGCCTATGCCGCCTCTCACCACGACTGCCTCTGCTACACCCTGGCGCTCCCGACCCTCTCCCTCCCGGCATATTATCTCTTCTCTCTCTTCGATGACTCCTTCCGCCTCTTCGTCCTCATCCTCTGGTCGGCACTCCTCCTTGCCGTCATCCTCATGATCGAGTGGTGGTTCCCCAAATACGCACGCTGGCGCGGCGTCCCCTGGACCTATGCCGCCATCATCTCCTGGACCTATGCCGCCATCATCTCCTGGGGCATTCTCTTTGTCCTCAACATGGCCCTCTACCGCCCCTTCTGGTTTGTACGCGGGGTGCATCCCGGAGACGTCAGCGTCTATCCTGAGGTCGCAGCCATCGTCTTCACCAACACCGTCGCCCTGGCCCTCTTTGCCCTCCTTGTCTATCATCTCTTCCGGGAGGTCTTTGGCCCGGTCCGCTGGGGAATCTTTGGCCTTGTCGCGACGCTCACCTCGTCGTTCTATCTCTTCTGGTCGGGGAATGCCAAGGACCACATGCTGGTGATGCTCTTCTTTACGCTTGCAGTCTACCTCTTCACCCTCTATCTCTCCCGCGACCGCCCCCTCTGGCTCTTCGCCTCCTTCATCGCCGTCGGGTGGACGGCATGGGCCAGGCCGGAACTCGGCCCATCGCTCCTTGCAGGTTTTCTGCTCTTCGCTCTCCTCCTCGTCCTCGCGGCCCGGAAAGGGTGGCGCGAGTGCGGGACGATCGTCCTGACCGTATCCGGCGTCGCACTCGGAGCACTCCCGCTCTTTGTGAACAATCTCGCCCTCACCGGTCACCCCCTCCTCCTCCCCTGGCAGGCGGGGTGTTCTGGCGCCGCCGTCCCGAGAGGACTCTCATCCGCGGCCGGCACCCTCCAGGCGACGGTGACCAGACAGTACGCCCTCCCGAGCGGCGACCTCATCTCAGGGTGCTATGGAACCTTCTTCGATCCCTCCTTCCCCGGTTCGGCCGGGATCTTTCAGGTCTCCTCGTTCTCCTTCTTCGCCCTCCTCCTCGTCGTCCCGCTCGCCCGCCGCCTCCGTACATCAGGGCGCCTCTCCCTGACGGCGACGGCCCGTGACGCCCGGTTCATCACCTTCTTTGCCCTCACCGCCCTCATCGTCCTGGCTGCTTATCTCAGGTCTGTCTCCGGGATGTCGGGGAGTCCGGGGATCGTCCCCGACATGCGCTATCTCAGTCCCATCTATCTCCCGATGATCGTGCTCGGTACCTATGCCCTCCGGTACATCGGGTTTGGCGAGAACGAGATCACACGCTCCCTGCAGACCCTCTTCTGGCTGATCGTCATCGACCTTCCGCTCATCTATGTCGTCCTCCAGATCCACTCAGGGACGCAGATGAGCGGAGAACTGGTATTTCTCATGCCCCTCACCTACCTCTTCCTCGCCGCAGCCGCGGCCCTCTATCTCCTGACGGCCGCAGGGAGGGTGCGGCCCATGGCGCTTGCCACCCTGCTCCCCGTCCTGATGCTCTTCTCCCTTGCATGGTGGTTGGTGGCGGACTTCCGCTTTGCCACCCTCTGCTGGGAAGGCTACCATTTCTGGATCCCGGTGGTGCAGTATATCTGGTACATGCAGTACGCGGTCTTCCCGTTGTAG